A genomic window from Streptomyces sp. MST-110588 includes:
- the recN gene encoding DNA repair protein RecN, which produces MRIRSLGVIDDAVVELSPGFTAVTGETGAGKTMVVTSLGLLLGGRADPALVRIGAKAAVVEGRLAVGPTAPAAVRAEEAGAELDDGTLLISRTVSAEGRSRAHVGGRSVPVGLLGELADDLVAVHGQTDQQGLLRPARQRQALDRYAGDAVSVPLAKYTAAYRRLRAVAAELEELTTRARERAQEADLLRFGLEEIAAVEPQPGEDTELAAEAERLGHAEGLASAASAAHAALAGDPEDPEGVDANTLVAGAHRALEAVRGHDPALAGLAERLGEIGILMADVAGELASYADGLDADPLRLAAVEERRAALTHLTRKYGQDITSVLAWAEESAARLAELEGDDDRIGELTAERDALRAELGELAQALTDARTASARRFAEAVTAELGELAMPHARVSVDIRQTEVAEESEGIEVGGRSVAFGATGADEVELLLAPHPGAPPRPISKGASGGELSRVMLAVEVVFAGSDPVPTYLFDEVDAGVGGKAAVEVGRRLARLAKSAQVVVVTHLPQVAAFADRQLLVEKTHDGSVTRSGVTVLEGEERVRELSRMLAGQEDSETARAHAEELLETARSGL; this is translated from the coding sequence ATGCGGATCCGGTCCCTGGGCGTCATTGACGATGCCGTAGTCGAGCTGTCGCCGGGATTCACGGCGGTGACGGGCGAGACGGGCGCGGGCAAGACCATGGTCGTCACCAGCCTCGGGCTGCTGCTCGGTGGCCGCGCCGACCCCGCCCTGGTGCGGATCGGCGCCAAGGCGGCCGTCGTAGAAGGCCGGCTGGCGGTCGGCCCCACCGCCCCGGCAGCCGTACGTGCCGAGGAGGCGGGCGCCGAACTGGACGACGGAACGCTGCTGATCAGCCGTACCGTCTCGGCCGAAGGCCGCTCCCGGGCGCACGTGGGCGGACGGTCCGTACCGGTCGGCCTGCTGGGAGAGCTGGCGGACGACCTGGTGGCCGTACACGGTCAGACCGACCAGCAGGGGCTGCTGCGCCCGGCCCGGCAGCGGCAGGCCCTGGACCGCTACGCGGGCGACGCGGTCTCCGTCCCGCTCGCCAAGTACACCGCCGCGTACCGGCGGCTGCGCGCGGTCGCCGCCGAACTGGAGGAACTGACCACACGGGCACGCGAGCGGGCCCAGGAAGCGGACCTGCTGCGCTTCGGCCTGGAGGAGATCGCGGCGGTCGAGCCGCAGCCCGGCGAGGACACGGAGCTGGCCGCCGAAGCGGAGCGGCTCGGCCACGCCGAGGGCCTGGCCTCGGCCGCGTCCGCCGCGCACGCCGCCCTGGCCGGCGACCCGGAAGACCCCGAAGGCGTGGACGCCAACACCCTCGTCGCCGGCGCCCACCGCGCGCTGGAAGCCGTACGCGGCCACGACCCGGCGCTGGCCGGGCTCGCCGAGCGGCTGGGTGAGATCGGCATCCTGATGGCCGACGTGGCGGGCGAGCTGGCGAGTTACGCGGACGGGCTGGACGCGGACCCGCTGCGGCTCGCCGCGGTCGAGGAGCGCCGCGCCGCGCTGACCCACCTGACCCGCAAGTACGGCCAGGACATCACCTCCGTACTGGCATGGGCCGAGGAGAGCGCCGCCCGGCTCGCCGAGCTGGAAGGCGACGACGACCGGATCGGCGAGCTGACCGCGGAGCGGGACGCGCTCCGCGCGGAACTGGGCGAGCTGGCCCAGGCGTTGACCGACGCCCGTACCGCGTCGGCACGGCGCTTCGCCGAGGCGGTGACGGCCGAACTCGGCGAACTGGCCATGCCGCACGCCCGGGTGAGCGTCGACATCCGGCAGACCGAGGTCGCCGAGGAGAGCGAGGGCATCGAGGTCGGCGGCCGGTCCGTCGCCTTCGGCGCGACCGGCGCGGACGAGGTGGAACTGCTGCTGGCCCCGCACCCGGGCGCGCCGCCGCGGCCCATCTCCAAGGGCGCGTCGGGCGGTGAGCTCTCCCGCGTCATGCTCGCGGTCGAGGTCGTCTTCGCCGGCTCCGACCCCGTACCGACCTACCTCTTCGACGAGGTCGACGCGGGCGTCGGCGGCAAGGCGGCGGTGGAGGTCGGTCGGCGTCTGGCCCGGCTGGCCAAGTCCGCGCAGGTCGTGGTCGTCACCCACCTGCCGCAGGTCGCGGCCTTCGCGGACCGGCAGCTACTGGTGGAAAAGACGCATGACGGGTCGGTGACGCGCAGCGGCGTCACGGTCCTGGAGGGCGAGGAGCGGGTACGGGAGCTGTCGCGCATGCTCGCGGGCCAGGAGGACTCCGAAACGGCGCGGGCACATGCGGAGGAACTGCTGGAAACGGCGCGTTCGGGGCTTTGA
- a CDS encoding S41 family peptidase, producing MPPAPARLGTARVTGPRPGRRTGALALVLAAVTALAGTACSGTAPPRAPRPDGEQRPASVQGVWRMDGYGTLVTVRGRQLRTYDTTAVSCLPGILTGTRKGDPDAPGRAEFDVPGSTLTVVPQGGDRARLSAPDNAGYRSLRRLDALPARCRQRPAKDPRAVFDVFWRTYAENYPFFAAKKIDWSAVRDRYRPRITARTTDDELFAVLRDMIEPLHDAHTSVDGGKGRRYAGLRPGTKIPSPADMKKMDAAIAANLGPGVTRRQWARGKLSYADLPGHLGYFRVTGFIGYTAGGSYAADVAELDRALDAIFTKARTHGPEALRGLIIDLRLNGGGADPLGLRIASRLTDRPYLAYRKHARNDPRDPKRFTAPQPITVRPYHGPRYTGPTAVLTGRLTISAGETFTQALMGRGPAPVRIGENTQGVFSDTMDRTLPNGWTFSLPNEEFMTARGRTYDGTGIPPAIRTPVFTDQELDARRDSALTRARELLGKHGS from the coding sequence ATGCCCCCTGCCCCCGCCCGCCTCGGCACCGCGCGCGTCACCGGCCCACGACCGGGCCGCCGGACCGGTGCGCTCGCCCTGGTGCTGGCCGCCGTGACCGCACTGGCCGGCACCGCCTGCTCCGGCACAGCGCCGCCCCGCGCGCCCCGGCCGGACGGTGAGCAGCGGCCCGCGTCCGTTCAAGGCGTGTGGCGGATGGACGGCTACGGCACGCTCGTCACCGTGCGGGGCCGGCAACTGCGTACGTACGACACCACGGCCGTCAGTTGTCTGCCCGGCATCCTCACCGGCACACGCAAGGGCGACCCGGACGCGCCCGGCCGCGCCGAGTTCGACGTACCGGGCTCGACGCTGACGGTGGTGCCTCAAGGCGGTGACCGGGCGCGGCTGTCGGCCCCGGACAACGCCGGGTACCGCTCGCTGCGGCGCCTGGACGCGCTGCCCGCCCGCTGCCGTCAGCGGCCGGCGAAGGACCCCCGGGCGGTCTTCGACGTTTTCTGGCGCACCTACGCGGAGAACTACCCGTTCTTCGCCGCCAAGAAGATCGACTGGTCCGCGGTCCGGGACCGCTACCGTCCGCGGATCACCGCCAGGACGACGGACGACGAACTCTTCGCCGTGCTGCGCGACATGATCGAGCCGTTGCACGACGCCCACACCTCTGTGGACGGCGGGAAGGGCCGCAGGTACGCCGGGCTCCGTCCGGGCACGAAGATTCCCTCGCCCGCGGACATGAAGAAGATGGATGCGGCGATCGCCGCGAACCTCGGGCCGGGAGTCACCCGCCGCCAGTGGGCGCGGGGCAAGCTCAGCTACGCCGACCTCCCCGGACACCTCGGCTATTTCCGCGTCACCGGCTTCATCGGATACACGGCCGGCGGCTCCTACGCCGCGGACGTCGCCGAACTGGACCGGGCGCTGGACGCGATATTCACCAAGGCCCGTACGCACGGTCCCGAGGCGCTGCGCGGCCTGATCATCGATCTGCGGCTCAACGGCGGCGGGGCGGACCCGCTCGGGCTGCGCATCGCCTCCCGCCTCACCGACCGCCCGTACCTCGCCTACCGCAAGCACGCGCGCAACGACCCGCGGGATCCCAAACGGTTCACCGCGCCCCAGCCGATCACCGTCCGCCCGTATCACGGCCCGCGCTACACCGGACCGACGGCGGTGCTGACCGGGCGGCTGACGATCAGTGCGGGCGAGACCTTCACCCAGGCGCTGATGGGGCGGGGGCCCGCGCCCGTCCGGATCGGTGAGAACACCCAGGGCGTCTTCTCCGACACGATGGACCGTACGTTGCCCAACGGCTGGACGTTCAGCCTGCCCAACGAGGAGTTCATGACGGCCCGGGGCCGTACGTACGACGGAACGGGCATACCCCCGGCCATCCGGACCCCCGTCTTCACGGACCAGGAGCTGGATGCCCGCCGGGACTCCGCCCTCACCCGCGCTCGCGAGCTGCTCGGCAAGCACGGTTCCTGA
- a CDS encoding NAD kinase produces the protein MPGTSPKASAETSREASGVSGRTVFLLAHTGRPAAVRSAELVVQGLLRSGIGVRVLAEEAADLPLPPSVELVDSEQCAAEGCELLVVLGGDGTLLRGADFSRTSGVPMLGVNLGRVGFLAEAERDDLDKVVDRVVTRSYEVEERMTLDVLVRNNGSVVHTDWALNEASVEKAARERMLEVVTEVDGRPVSRFGGDGVVCATPTGSTAYAFSAGGPVVWPEVEALLMVPISAHALFAKPLVTSPNSVLAVEVQPKTPHGVLWCDGRRTVELPAGARVEVRRGAVPVRLARLHHASFTDRLVAKFALPVAGWRGAPH, from the coding sequence TTGCCCGGGACATCTCCCAAGGCGTCCGCCGAGACTTCGCGTGAGGCGTCCGGTGTCTCCGGGCGCACCGTCTTCCTGCTCGCGCACACCGGCCGGCCCGCGGCCGTCCGCAGCGCCGAACTGGTCGTCCAAGGGCTGCTGCGCAGCGGGATCGGCGTACGGGTGCTGGCGGAGGAAGCCGCCGACCTGCCGCTGCCGCCGTCCGTGGAACTGGTCGACTCCGAGCAGTGCGCGGCCGAGGGCTGTGAGCTGCTGGTCGTGCTCGGTGGGGACGGGACGCTGCTGCGCGGCGCGGACTTCTCCCGTACCTCCGGCGTGCCGATGCTCGGTGTCAACCTCGGGCGGGTCGGTTTCCTCGCCGAGGCCGAACGGGACGATCTGGACAAGGTCGTCGACCGCGTCGTCACCCGCTCGTACGAGGTCGAGGAGCGCATGACGCTCGATGTGCTCGTACGCAACAACGGCAGCGTCGTGCACACCGACTGGGCCCTGAACGAGGCGTCGGTGGAGAAGGCCGCGCGGGAGCGGATGCTGGAGGTCGTCACCGAGGTCGACGGCCGGCCGGTCTCGCGCTTCGGCGGTGACGGGGTGGTGTGCGCGACGCCGACCGGCTCGACCGCGTACGCCTTCTCGGCGGGCGGACCGGTGGTCTGGCCCGAGGTCGAGGCGCTGCTGATGGTGCCGATCAGCGCGCATGCGCTCTTCGCCAAGCCGCTGGTCACCTCCCCCAATTCGGTACTGGCGGTCGAGGTGCAGCCCAAGACGCCGCACGGGGTGCTGTGGTGCGACGGCCGGCGCACCGTGGAGCTGCCGGCCGGCGCCCGGGTGGAGGTCCGGCGCGGCGCCGTGCCCGTACGGCTCGCGCGGCTGCACCACGCCTCCTTCACCGACCGTCTCGTGGCCAAGTTCGCCCTGCCGGTGGCCGGCTGGCGGGGAGCGCCGCACTGA
- a CDS encoding FtsX-like permease family protein: protein MSSGMAPGGSAADGLRAGGVKGDGPASDAPAGIRPVNGGGPAGGGPAGGRGRSASSGLARAALRGHRPAFAGTAVASLFAATVISASTTMLVTTGADGLSAGARRVMAQSNVGMMATILLIGSIYMSIFVIASTMGTAVAQQLREFAMLRSIGARPWQIRRAVATQAVTAAVPAAIAGCALGEVVARWWFGGMVDHGLLPPEVAFRFSLLPLPVCLAVAVVTSALAGVLAATRFAALRPARALTEAAAGRRKLGLLRLPLGLAAVAGAVIVSRLLAAQPDGKGSQGAFLVLLLFCLGVGLLGPRIIGPVARLVARLTGRFGSAAELAMLNITTQSRRFSSAVIPLVLVVAFGTTKIAVHTTAEHRTGSAGPEAGVWLDYVGTALYAGFAAIAAANTLAMITAERRRDLALLRLIGTHRRQVRSMAAWEAAVIAGTSLLLGAAIALLTLAPILKEAYGTSLPYVPWTTAAAIAGGTLLLTLLSTGLPVHLGLRRRAAETLTTA from the coding sequence ATGTCCAGCGGAATGGCGCCGGGGGGTTCGGCGGCCGACGGGCTCCGGGCCGGCGGGGTGAAGGGCGACGGCCCGGCCTCCGACGCGCCGGCGGGAATCCGCCCGGTGAACGGCGGCGGTCCAGCCGGAGGCGGTCCGGCAGGAGGCCGGGGCAGGTCGGCGAGCAGCGGGCTGGCACGGGCGGCGCTGCGCGGGCACCGGCCGGCGTTCGCCGGTACGGCGGTCGCCTCCCTCTTCGCGGCGACCGTCATCAGCGCCTCGACGACGATGCTGGTCACGACCGGCGCGGACGGCCTGTCGGCCGGAGCACGCCGGGTGATGGCCCAGAGCAACGTCGGCATGATGGCCACGATCCTTCTCATCGGCTCCATCTACATGTCGATATTCGTGATCGCCTCGACGATGGGGACGGCCGTCGCCCAGCAGCTCCGCGAATTCGCGATGCTGCGCTCCATCGGCGCCCGGCCGTGGCAGATCCGGCGCGCCGTCGCCACCCAGGCGGTGACCGCCGCCGTCCCCGCGGCCATAGCCGGGTGCGCGCTCGGCGAAGTGGTGGCGCGCTGGTGGTTCGGCGGCATGGTCGATCACGGCCTGCTGCCCCCGGAGGTCGCCTTCCGCTTCAGTCTGCTGCCGCTGCCGGTGTGCCTGGCGGTCGCGGTGGTCACCTCCGCCCTCGCCGGAGTGCTGGCCGCCACCCGGTTCGCCGCGCTGCGCCCCGCCCGTGCCTTGACAGAGGCCGCCGCGGGCCGCCGCAAGCTGGGGCTGCTGCGGCTGCCCCTGGGCCTGGCCGCGGTGGCGGGCGCAGTGATCGTCTCCCGTCTGCTGGCCGCGCAGCCGGACGGCAAGGGCAGCCAGGGCGCTTTCCTGGTCCTGCTCCTGTTCTGCCTCGGCGTGGGGCTCCTGGGCCCGCGCATCATCGGTCCCGTCGCCCGGCTGGTGGCCCGTCTGACAGGCCGGTTCGGCAGCGCGGCCGAGCTGGCGATGCTCAACATCACCACGCAGTCGCGCCGCTTCTCCTCCGCCGTGATCCCCTTGGTGCTGGTCGTGGCGTTCGGCACGACCAAGATCGCGGTCCATACGACCGCCGAGCACCGGACCGGCTCGGCCGGCCCCGAGGCCGGTGTGTGGCTCGATTACGTCGGCACGGCTCTGTACGCGGGCTTCGCCGCCATCGCCGCCGCCAACACCCTGGCGATGATCACCGCCGAGCGCCGCCGCGACCTGGCGCTGCTGCGCCTGATCGGCACGCACCGCCGTCAGGTGCGGTCCATGGCGGCGTGGGAAGCGGCCGTCATCGCCGGCACCTCACTGCTGCTGGGCGCGGCCATCGCGCTGCTCACGCTCGCCCCGATCCTCAAGGAGGCGTACGGGACGTCCCTGCCGTACGTGCCGTGGACCACCGCCGCCGCGATAGCCGGCGGCACGCTCCTGCTGACGCTGCTCTCCACCGGCCTGCCGGTACACCTCGGTCTGCGCCGCCGCGCCGCCGAGACCCTGACCACCGCCTGA